The nucleotide sequence AGATCATTTTCCGAGCGTTAGGCGCGAGCAAGCCATAGCTGTGCTTGAATTAGCCAAAAAGATGTTGACTACTTATGCGAATCCTGCTTGACGAGTGTGTTCTGAGACCTCTAAAGCGCGAGCTCAGCAACTATGACATACGAACGGTTGTGGAGATGGGGTGGTCGGGCAAGACGAACGGCGAGCTCTTGCAGCTGATGGCACAGGCAGACTTGACAATTTTGCTAACTACCGATCGGAATTTGCAATATCAGCAAAATTTTCAGCAGGCTCGTGTTGCAATCGTTGTTCTGATTGCGCCGAGTAACCGAATTCCTGACTTAGTTCCGCTAATTCCCAAGGCTCGTCATGTTTTGGAGACTATTTCTGTGGGTGAAGTGGTTGAGGTGGGTAGATCTTG is from Synechococcus sp. PCC 7336 and encodes:
- a CDS encoding DUF5615 family PIN-like protein, producing the protein MRILLDECVLRPLKRELSNYDIRTVVEMGWSGKTNGELLQLMAQADLTILLTTDRNLQYQQNFQQARVAIVVLIAPSNRIPDLVPLIPKARHVLETISVGEVVEVGRS